One window of Dyadobacter sandarakinus genomic DNA carries:
- a CDS encoding DUF4293 domain-containing protein, which translates to MIQRIQSIFLALTVIGMGLFVSLPIWSKTSLNGTERADLTATTLTHYINTVQSEVQPVYYLIFLGIVVGAVAAYTIFQYKNRILQSALCAVNSILMTILMGLVIYFTFYKTAKLFDPNSPGQYDLGFYGLVGAMLANVFANRFIRRDERTVQKSNRFR; encoded by the coding sequence ATGATACAAAGAATACAAAGTATTTTCCTGGCCCTGACGGTCATTGGAATGGGGCTTTTTGTTTCCCTGCCTATTTGGAGTAAAACTTCGCTCAATGGTACAGAAAGGGCCGACCTGACAGCCACAACGCTTACGCATTACATCAACACCGTCCAGTCGGAAGTGCAGCCGGTATATTACCTGATCTTTCTCGGGATTGTGGTAGGAGCAGTCGCAGCTTATACCATTTTTCAGTATAAAAACAGGATCCTGCAATCAGCCTTATGTGCAGTAAACTCAATACTGATGACCATCCTGATGGGTCTGGTCATTTATTTTACGTTTTATAAAACTGCCAAGCTTTTTGATCCCAACTCACCCGGCCAGTACGATCTGGGCTTTTACGGGCTGGTGGGCGCTATGCTGGCCAATGTGTTTGCAAACCGCTTTATCCGTCGGGACGAACGTACGGTTCAGAAATCAAACCGGTTCCGGTAG
- the rimO gene encoding 30S ribosomal protein S12 methylthiotransferase RimO — protein MKTKGIVKNKVNIVTLGCSKNLVDSEVLYTQLKGNGFNVAHESKKDDSQIVVINTCGFIDGAKEESIETILRYADAKAAGIVDKVYVTGCLSHRYKDELSVEIPTVDAWFGTNELPRLLKTLKADYKHELVGERLLTTPAHFAYLKIAEGCDRPCSFCAIPLMRGGHISRPIEELVKEAQSLAKRGTKELILIAQDLTYYGLDIYKKRNLSDLMLRLSDVEGIEWIRLQYAYPAGFPMDILDVMNERSNICKYLDMPLQSGSTEILRSMRRGITREKTEALISTIRDKVPDVALRTTLIVGHPGETEALFDETYEFVEKMRFDRLGAFQYSHEDNTHSHTMEDDVPAEIKQERADAIMELQQGISYDHNQAKVGQTFKVLFDRKEGGHFIGRTQFDSPEVDNEVLIPAAQYVRVGDFAEVKITSAEEFDLYGQLIS, from the coding sequence ATGAAAACCAAAGGAATAGTTAAAAACAAAGTCAATATCGTAACACTGGGTTGCTCCAAAAACCTTGTGGACTCCGAAGTTCTGTACACACAGCTGAAAGGAAACGGATTTAATGTGGCCCACGAATCCAAAAAGGACGACTCCCAGATCGTGGTGATCAATACCTGCGGATTTATTGACGGTGCCAAGGAAGAATCCATTGAAACGATTCTGAGGTATGCCGATGCCAAGGCTGCCGGTATTGTAGACAAAGTATATGTTACCGGCTGCCTCTCTCACCGGTACAAAGATGAGCTTTCTGTTGAGATTCCTACGGTAGATGCATGGTTTGGCACCAACGAGCTACCGCGCCTGCTCAAAACCCTGAAAGCCGATTACAAACACGAGCTCGTCGGCGAACGACTGCTTACTACGCCTGCCCATTTTGCATACCTGAAAATTGCAGAAGGCTGTGATCGCCCGTGCAGCTTTTGTGCCATCCCGCTGATGCGCGGCGGACACATATCCCGTCCTATTGAGGAACTTGTAAAAGAGGCGCAATCACTGGCAAAAAGAGGCACCAAAGAGCTCATCCTCATTGCGCAGGACCTTACTTACTACGGTCTTGATATTTATAAAAAAAGAAACCTGTCTGACCTGATGCTGCGGCTGTCCGATGTGGAAGGCATTGAATGGATCAGGCTGCAGTATGCATATCCTGCGGGCTTTCCGATGGATATACTGGATGTCATGAACGAGCGGAGCAACATTTGCAAATACCTGGATATGCCGCTGCAATCGGGATCTACGGAAATCCTCCGGTCTATGCGGCGTGGAATCACGCGTGAAAAAACCGAGGCGCTGATCAGTACGATACGTGACAAAGTACCTGATGTTGCATTGCGTACCACCCTGATCGTAGGACATCCCGGCGAGACCGAGGCATTGTTCGATGAAACGTATGAGTTTGTTGAAAAAATGCGTTTTGACCGTCTGGGGGCATTTCAGTACTCTCACGAAGACAATACCCACTCCCATACAATGGAAGACGACGTACCTGCTGAGATCAAGCAGGAGCGTGCTGATGCCATTATGGAGTTGCAGCAGGGGATTTCATACGATCACAACCAGGCCAAAGTGGGCCAAACCTTCAAGGTACTTTTTGACCGGAAAGAGGGCGGGCATTTTATAGGCCGTACCCAATTTGACTCTCCCGAAGTTGACAATGAAGTACTTATCCCTGCGGCTCAGTATGTGCGGGTCGGTGACTTTGCAGAGGTAAAAATTACATCGGCAGAGGAATTTGACCTTTATGGACAACTAATTTCCTGA
- a CDS encoding type II toxin-antitoxin system RelE/ParE family toxin encodes MPAFGSQTKKYRNARYGGYLIIYKVSDRIEVLNIIHASRSISKIRSVRKISILPKQ; translated from the coding sequence GTGCCGGCATTTGGCTCCCAAACGAAAAAATACCGGAATGCCCGATATGGAGGTTACCTCATCATTTACAAAGTATCGGATAGAATTGAGGTTTTAAATATAATTCATGCAAGCCGGAGCATTTCAAAAATAAGGTCAGTCCGTAAGATCAGTATCCTTCCCAAGCAATAG
- the ftsY gene encoding signal recognition particle-docking protein FtsY produces MSFFGFFSKEKKETLDKGLEKTKDSFFGKLSKALVGKTTIDEDVLDELEDILVSSDVGVETTVKVIRRIEERVAKDKYATTSELDRMLREEIAALLTENKSIDVTDSFETEHLPKPFVIMVVGVNGVGKTTTIGKLAHQFHQRGHKVVLGAADTFRAAAVDQLKLWGQRVNVPVIDHGMNTDPSAVAFDALKKGSETGADVIIIDTAGRLHTKVNLMNELSKIKRVMQKIIPDAPHEVLLVLDGSTGQNAVIQAREFTKVTEITALAITKLDGTAKGGVVIGISDEFKIPVKYIGVGEKMDDLQVFDRSEFVDSLFKK; encoded by the coding sequence ATGAGCTTTTTTGGTTTTTTTTCCAAAGAGAAAAAGGAAACGCTAGATAAAGGTCTTGAAAAAACAAAGGACAGCTTCTTTGGAAAACTGTCCAAGGCACTGGTCGGCAAAACTACCATCGACGAAGATGTACTGGATGAACTGGAAGATATACTCGTCAGCTCAGATGTAGGCGTGGAAACTACCGTGAAGGTAATCCGGCGCATTGAAGAGCGGGTCGCCAAAGATAAATACGCTACGACCAGCGAGCTCGACAGGATGCTCCGGGAAGAAATTGCAGCCCTGCTGACCGAGAATAAATCCATCGATGTAACCGACAGTTTTGAAACCGAACATTTACCCAAACCATTTGTGATTATGGTAGTCGGAGTAAATGGTGTGGGAAAAACCACCACGATCGGCAAGCTGGCACATCAGTTTCATCAGCGTGGTCACAAGGTGGTACTAGGCGCTGCGGATACTTTCCGGGCTGCCGCAGTGGATCAGCTGAAATTATGGGGACAGCGGGTCAACGTACCGGTTATCGACCATGGCATGAACACAGATCCTTCCGCAGTTGCATTTGATGCATTGAAAAAAGGAAGTGAAACAGGTGCGGACGTGATCATTATCGATACAGCAGGCCGCCTTCATACGAAAGTGAACCTGATGAATGAGCTTTCGAAAATCAAGCGGGTAATGCAGAAGATCATCCCTGACGCCCCCCACGAAGTCCTGCTCGTACTCGACGGCAGTACCGGCCAGAATGCCGTGATCCAGGCCAGAGAGTTTACTAAAGTCACTGAAATCACAGCCCTTGCCATTACCAAACTCGACGGTACGGCCAAAGGCGGCGTGGTCATCGGGATTTCCGATGAATTCAAAATTCCCGTGAAGTACATCGGCGTAGGTGAGAAAATGGATGATCTGCAGGTATTTGACCGCTCGGAGTTTGTGGACTCGTTGTTTAAGAAGTAG
- a CDS encoding DUF4295 domain-containing protein, whose amino-acid sequence MAKKVVATLKKEGGKSFAKVIKAVKSPKTGAYTFKEEIVPLDGVQGALKN is encoded by the coding sequence ATGGCAAAGAAAGTAGTTGCTACCCTGAAAAAAGAAGGCGGTAAATCATTTGCCAAAGTGATTAAAGCCGTGAAATCTCCAAAAACAGGAGCTTACACCTTTAAAGAAGAAATCGTACCCCTTGACGGAGTTCAGGGCGCACTGAAAAACTAG
- the rpmG gene encoding 50S ribosomal protein L33 translates to MAKKGNRVQVILECTEQKDSGVPGMSRYVTTKNRKNTPGRMELKKFNSFLRRYTVHKEIK, encoded by the coding sequence ATGGCTAAGAAAGGCAACAGAGTACAAGTCATATTGGAATGCACAGAACAAAAAGATAGCGGTGTTCCAGGAATGTCACGTTATGTGACGACAAAAAATCGCAAGAACACGCCAGGCCGTATGGAGCTGAAGAAATTCAATTCATTCCTGAGACGTTATACGGTTCACAAAGAGATTAAATAA
- a CDS encoding c-type cytochrome has translation MTLKHCTSAAFTALAVSLLISCSSKEDKEKYDYYYGSGSKVREEAALVKLQNDRKNPVDESAPMATPAAAPAQADAAKPAGDSAAAKTADASKAGAEAAPAGPPKRKPVPADVLALVNKHACFACHQAYDKVIGPAYSDVAKKKYTTDQIVELVHSPKPEHWPGYPPMAPMPHVPKGDIVVIATWINSL, from the coding sequence ATGACACTTAAACATTGTACTTCTGCGGCCTTTACTGCTCTGGCAGTTTCCCTGCTGATCAGCTGTTCTTCCAAGGAAGATAAGGAAAAATATGATTACTACTATGGCTCGGGAAGTAAAGTGAGGGAAGAGGCTGCCTTGGTAAAGCTTCAGAACGATCGTAAAAACCCGGTAGATGAGTCGGCACCGATGGCTACTCCTGCTGCCGCACCAGCTCAGGCCGACGCTGCCAAGCCAGCTGGCGACAGTGCTGCTGCCAAAACCGCCGATGCTTCTAAAGCAGGGGCCGAGGCAGCGCCTGCGGGTCCTCCCAAGCGTAAGCCTGTTCCTGCTGATGTATTGGCTTTGGTCAACAAACACGCATGTTTTGCCTGCCACCAGGCTTATGATAAGGTAATTGGTCCTGCATACTCGGATGTTGCCAAAAAGAAATATACTACGGACCAGATCGTGGAGCTGGTGCACAGCCCCAAGCCTGAGCACTGGCCGGGCTATCCTCCGATGGCTCCAATGCCTCATGTTCCAAAGGGTGACATCGTGGTAATAGCTACCTGGATCAACTCTTTATAA
- the gatB gene encoding Asp-tRNA(Asn)/Glu-tRNA(Gln) amidotransferase subunit GatB — translation MTPETLLPAVITDEVLAQYETVIGLEVHCQLLTESKLFARDRNLFGTEPNTNIGPLTIALPGTLPKVNRKAVEYAVRLGLACGCEISRKTIFDRKNYFYPDLPKGYQISQDKSPICDKGGVTISVKNEEGKLVEKVIRFHHIHLEEDAGKSVHDGSDTETLLDYNRAGTPLVEMVSEPDLRSAEETGAFVTEIRRLVRYLGISDGNMEEGSLRCDVNISVRKRGAAEYGTKVEVKNMNSIRNMMRAILFETKRQVTALESGDTISQETRMFDVETGQTFGMRVKETMNDYRYFPDPDLSPVIISEQWLSEIRSHMPSLPQELREKFTNVYGIPAYDAAVLTDTRELAAYFEAVCANTKHYKSASNWLMGPVKSFLNEHGGEISAFPIKPEALAALIDLTEDGVISNSVASQKIFPAMLASPDESPADIASANNWLQNSNTNELETLVEEVIASMPDKVAAYRKGKKGLIGLFVGEVMKKSNNTADPKLVNQLLARKL, via the coding sequence ATGACCCCAGAGACTTTGCTACCTGCCGTAATTACAGACGAAGTGTTGGCACAATATGAAACTGTAATAGGACTGGAAGTGCATTGCCAGCTTCTGACAGAATCCAAGCTGTTTGCCCGTGACCGGAACCTTTTTGGTACGGAGCCTAACACGAATATAGGCCCGCTGACGATTGCGTTGCCGGGAACATTGCCGAAAGTGAACCGCAAAGCAGTGGAATATGCTGTGCGGCTCGGACTGGCCTGTGGCTGCGAGATCAGCCGCAAGACGATTTTTGACCGCAAAAATTACTTTTATCCCGATTTGCCCAAAGGATACCAGATATCCCAGGATAAAAGTCCCATTTGCGACAAAGGCGGAGTTACGATTTCGGTAAAAAATGAAGAGGGTAAACTGGTCGAGAAGGTCATACGCTTTCACCACATTCACCTGGAAGAGGATGCCGGCAAGTCTGTCCACGACGGCAGTGATACCGAAACGCTGCTCGACTACAACCGGGCAGGTACGCCGCTGGTTGAAATGGTATCTGAGCCGGACCTGAGATCGGCGGAGGAAACCGGCGCATTTGTAACGGAAATCCGCCGGCTGGTGCGCTACCTGGGCATTAGTGATGGCAATATGGAGGAAGGTTCCCTTCGCTGTGATGTCAATATTTCAGTCAGGAAAAGAGGTGCTGCTGAATATGGTACCAAGGTTGAAGTCAAAAATATGAACTCGATCCGCAACATGATGCGGGCGATTTTGTTTGAAACAAAAAGGCAGGTGACTGCCCTGGAAAGTGGTGATACCATCAGCCAGGAAACTAGAATGTTTGACGTTGAAACCGGTCAGACTTTCGGAATGCGGGTAAAGGAAACAATGAACGATTACCGCTATTTTCCTGATCCTGACCTCAGTCCGGTTATCATCTCCGAGCAGTGGCTCAGCGAAATACGCTCACATATGCCTTCCCTGCCGCAGGAGCTGCGTGAAAAATTTACAAACGTTTATGGAATTCCTGCTTATGATGCTGCCGTACTCACAGATACCCGGGAGCTTGCAGCGTATTTTGAAGCAGTTTGTGCAAATACAAAGCATTACAAATCAGCATCCAACTGGCTGATGGGCCCTGTAAAATCATTCCTGAATGAGCACGGTGGTGAGATCAGTGCTTTTCCGATCAAACCTGAGGCCCTGGCGGCACTTATTGATCTGACCGAAGATGGTGTGATCAGTAACAGTGTGGCTTCACAAAAGATTTTTCCAGCTATGCTGGCATCCCCGGACGAGTCGCCCGCGGATATCGCTTCTGCAAATAACTGGCTGCAAAACAGCAATACAAATGAGTTGGAAACGTTGGTAGAGGAGGTTATTGCGTCGATGCCGGACAAGGTAGCGGCCTACCGGAAGGGTAAAAAAGGGCTTATCGGATTGTTTGTCGGGGAAGTGATGAAAAAGTCAAATAATACGGCTGATCCCAAGCTCGTAAACCAGCTGCTTGCCCGGAAACTATAA
- a CDS encoding TlpA disulfide reductase family protein, producing MKKYIKPVFLACLLCLTGMLAVAQNLEPMKFTVNGKVKNGAKGEKVILAQSAANGSAIVIDSAMVANDGTFKLQGTEKDRGSFFTLNIAGRQKVVLLVEGGETFNVLADGTSKDAKGNGGGSEVTGSKNMEYYGKVDRLMQDFSKKVTVWNEEFAAAEEKKDTKKIAEIQQAYTKADQERLGVIRGLLPEMGTSLIALFTANNFLDPDTDLPLLKKLADSYDQVKPTPTLARAFIGQVKRTAGLAVGEQAPDFTLNDPEGKPLALSSLKGKYVLIDFWASWCGPCRMENPNVVRMYDKFKDKGFSIYGVSLDDNEKAWKTAIARDNLKWQHGSELKKWNSGVAQTYGVNAIPATFLLDRDGKIIAKNLRGPALESKLTELLGQ from the coding sequence ATGAAAAAGTATATCAAGCCCGTATTTCTTGCCTGCCTTCTTTGCCTTACCGGAATGCTGGCAGTAGCCCAGAACCTGGAACCCATGAAGTTTACGGTAAACGGAAAGGTGAAAAATGGTGCGAAGGGTGAAAAGGTCATTCTGGCACAGTCAGCTGCAAACGGTTCCGCGATCGTGATCGACTCGGCGATGGTAGCCAATGATGGTACTTTCAAATTACAGGGTACAGAAAAGGATAGAGGCAGCTTTTTTACTTTAAATATAGCAGGTCGTCAGAAGGTGGTTCTGCTGGTGGAAGGCGGCGAGACTTTTAATGTACTTGCAGATGGAACAAGCAAAGATGCCAAAGGAAACGGAGGCGGATCGGAAGTGACAGGTTCCAAAAATATGGAGTACTATGGAAAGGTTGACCGCCTGATGCAGGACTTCTCCAAAAAAGTGACGGTATGGAACGAGGAATTTGCTGCTGCCGAAGAAAAGAAAGACACCAAGAAAATAGCAGAAATACAGCAGGCTTATACCAAGGCTGATCAGGAGCGGCTGGGTGTAATCCGTGGACTGTTGCCTGAAATGGGTACTTCACTGATTGCGCTTTTTACAGCTAATAACTTCCTGGATCCCGATACAGATCTTCCATTACTTAAAAAGCTGGCAGATAGTTACGACCAGGTAAAACCTACACCTACTCTGGCCAGAGCCTTTATTGGGCAGGTGAAGCGCACAGCTGGTCTAGCTGTGGGAGAGCAGGCGCCTGACTTTACCCTGAATGATCCCGAAGGCAAGCCGCTTGCACTTTCTTCACTCAAAGGAAAATATGTACTGATCGACTTCTGGGCATCATGGTGCGGACCCTGCCGGATGGAAAATCCGAATGTGGTACGGATGTACGATAAATTCAAGGACAAAGGTTTCTCTATTTACGGTGTATCCCTGGATGATAATGAGAAAGCCTGGAAAACGGCTATCGCACGTGATAACCTCAAATGGCAGCATGGCTCGGAGCTGAAAAAATGGAACTCCGGTGTAGCCCAGACGTACGGCGTGAATGCGATTCCCGCCACTTTCCTGCTCGACCGTGACGGGAAAATCATTGCTAAAAACCTGCGCGGACCTGCATTGGAAAGCAAGCTTACGGAGTTGCTCGGACAATAA
- a CDS encoding NAD(P)H-binding protein, which translates to MTEQVSKVGKKSFGILGCGWLGYPLAQRLKTLPITSLVKGSTTSPAKINLFEAQGIQGYLIDLGKETDLAQALDSPFFEVDTLIISLPPRTKVYGDGHYPLQVSAIANAIRKSQIREVVFISSTSVYPDLNRAVTEKDVIEAAQSASQDIVTAEKLMEDLRADKTVTILRLGGLLGYNRIPGKYVRGQKNLTTGDLPVNYIHRDDAVEIISAMLVQGIKSGTYNVVAPLHPSRRAVYDLCCAQFGWEAPTYDSPEKTPAFKIVLAEKLSRDFDFSYKFPDPLGFHYTLEEQ; encoded by the coding sequence ATGACAGAACAGGTTTCAAAAGTAGGTAAAAAAAGTTTTGGTATCCTGGGATGCGGGTGGCTGGGGTATCCGCTAGCTCAACGTCTGAAAACCCTTCCTATTACATCATTGGTAAAAGGCAGTACTACCTCGCCTGCCAAAATAAACTTGTTTGAGGCCCAGGGCATTCAGGGCTACCTGATCGACTTGGGTAAGGAAACCGACCTTGCACAGGCGCTGGACAGCCCATTTTTTGAAGTAGACACCCTTATTATCTCACTCCCACCGCGCACCAAAGTGTATGGTGACGGCCACTATCCTTTACAGGTTTCTGCCATTGCAAACGCGATTAGAAAGTCACAGATCCGTGAGGTTGTATTTATCAGTTCCACCAGCGTGTACCCTGACCTTAACCGGGCAGTAACAGAGAAAGATGTGATTGAGGCGGCACAATCGGCATCTCAGGATATTGTTACTGCTGAAAAATTGATGGAAGATTTAAGGGCGGACAAAACGGTGACAATCCTGCGACTCGGCGGACTGCTGGGTTACAACCGCATTCCGGGCAAGTACGTGCGGGGACAAAAGAACCTGACTACAGGCGACCTTCCTGTCAATTACATTCACCGGGACGATGCCGTGGAAATTATATCAGCGATGCTCGTGCAGGGGATAAAAAGCGGGACCTACAATGTTGTAGCCCCATTGCATCCCAGTCGCCGGGCTGTCTATGATTTATGCTGTGCACAATTCGGATGGGAAGCTCCGACTTATGATTCACCGGAAAAAACGCCCGCATTCAAAATTGTTCTGGCGGAAAAGCTTTCAAGGGATTTTGATTTTAGTTACAAATTCCCTGATCCGCTCGGCTTTCATTACACTTTGGAGGAGCAATAG